The Streptomyces sp. DG1A-41 genomic sequence GGAGCCGTACGCCCCCGCCTCCCTCGCCGAGGAGGGCTTCGTGCACTGCTCACCGGACGAGCCGACCACGCTCGCCGTCGTCAACGCCTTCTACCGGGACGCGCCCCGGCCCCTGCTGGTGCTCGCCCTCGACGAGGCTCGCCTCACCGCGCGGGTGGAGTGGGAGGCGGCGGCCCCCGCCCCGCCGCCCGGGGTCGACGAGGACACCCTGTTCCCGCACGTGTACGGCCCCCTCGACCGGGACGCCGTCGACCACGTCCTTCAGGTGCGGTGGGACGAGCGGGGCCGGGCAGTAGGGCTCGGGAACACGAACGGGTGAGCGGTACGACAGGATGACCCGGTGGGCGAACTGGAAACGCCCGTCACCGACAAGGCCGCCGCCTCCACCCCGGGCCCCGCCCTGCGCCCGGTCCGTAGCCCGGCCCGCTGCGCCGTCGCGGCGCTCGCCCTCGCCGCGGGCCTGGGTGGTCCGGGCGGTGTGGCACATCCGGCTCGCCAGGACCGGGCAGCCGGCGTCCGGCCCGCCGGATGAGAAAGGCGGCGTGCACCGCCCGCTGACCGCCCTGGAGGGCTCCTGCCACCAGGTCAGCACCGTGGGCGGTGCCGTCATGGTGATCTGCGCGCTCGCGTTCCTGTCCTGGCTGGACCGCGTCCGTGACAATGCCCGTGCCCTCTCGGGCGTGGCACCGCGGGACGGATCCTTCTGGCTCTACCTGGGCTGGATCGTGTTCGTGGTGAACCTGTGGGTACCCCGGGGCATCGTCGCGGACGTCCACCGGTCCGTTTTCCCGACCGGCGGCTGCCGGCCGTCGTGAACTGGTGGTGGGCTCTTTGGCTGGCCGGTCTGGCCGGCGGTGCGGGCATCATCTACACCGACTCCACGGACGAGGTCATCGCCCGCGCCTGCACCGACGTCCTGCCCCTGCTCACCGCCGACGCGGTGATCGTGGCGGCGGCCGGGACCGCGGCCCTCATGATCCGCACGCTCACCACGGCACAGCAGCAGCGCATGGACGAGACGGCACGGCCCGACGCCTGACCGGTCCCCTAACCCTCCCGAGGCCGGTACACCGACGCGACGAACGAGGCGGTCACCCGCACCGGCACCGCCAATTCCCCGATACGGCGCCGCAGTTCCGCCTCACTGACGTGATGCGCGGCCGGGCTCATGGTCACCAGACCGGCGATGTCCTCGGCGGTGAGGCCCATGGTGTACTCCAGCGGCTCGGCGCGCTCGTGCCGGAAGCGGTCCGCCAAAGTCCGGTGCAGGCGCTCCTCCTTCCTGGGGTCGACCGCCAGCAGTCCCACGGACCGGCGCAGTTCGCGCAGGTGCCGGTCGCTGGGTGTGACGACGAGCAGGGCGCCGTCCGGCCGGAGGACGCGATGGAACTCCGGCCCGTTGCGGGGCGCGAAGACGTTGAGCACGAGGTGGGCGCAGCCGGACCGGACGGGCCACGGCTGCCAGACGTCCCACCCGGCGGCCTCGGCGCGGGCGTGGGCACGGGCCGCTGCGCGCAGGGCGTGGGCCGAGCTGTCCAGCCCGAGCCCCATGGCCCCGGGGAGCGTGTCCAGGACCGACGCGAGGTAGTGACCGGTGCCCGCCCCGGCGTCCAGCACGACGGCGTCGGGCGGGGCGAGTTCCGCGGCGAGCCTCGCGAGGGTACGGG encodes the following:
- a CDS encoding DUF4328 domain-containing protein; translated protein: MHRPLTALEGSCHQVSTVGGAVMVICALAFLSWLDRVRDNARALSGVAPRDGSFWLYLGWIVFVVNLWVPRGIVADVHRSVFPTGGCRPS
- a CDS encoding putative RNA methyltransferase; its protein translation is MPTTPPGTGRRRPSDRLLTVLTCPLCPSGLERADGALRCADRHTFDIARHGYVSLLTGHRRAASADSADMVRCRGAFLRAGHYDPLARTLARLAAELAPPDAVVLDAGAGTGHYLASVLDTLPGAMGLGLDSSAHALRAAARAHARAEAAGWDVWQPWPVRSGCAHLVLNVFAPRNGPEFHRVLRPDGALLVVTPSDRHLRELRRSVGLLAVDPRKEERLHRTLADRFRHERAEPLEYTMGLTAEDIAGLVTMSPAAHHVSEAELRRRIGELAVPVRVTASFVASVYRPREG
- a CDS encoding DUF952 domain-containing protein — protein: MIYHSIPLTDWNAAPEEPYAPASLAEEGFVHCSPDEPTTLAVVNAFYRDAPRPLLVLALDEARLTARVEWEAAAPAPPPGVDEDTLFPHVYGPLDRDAVDHVLQVRWDERGRAVGLGNTNG